A window of the Citrus sinensis cultivar Valencia sweet orange chromosome 9, DVS_A1.0, whole genome shotgun sequence genome harbors these coding sequences:
- the LOC127899959 gene encoding receptor-like protein EIX2: protein MKPNTSAFVALALLELFAIATVINISLCNGTSCIESEREALLKLQHDPRDPSNRLASWIGDNGDCCKWGGVFCSNFTGHVLELNLQNPSSPDENEAYQRSKLVGKINPSLLELKHLVHLDLSGNDFQGIQIPKYLASLVNLRYLNLSEANFTGMIPHQLGNLSNLQYLDVTGYWFELYVDSFSWLSGLSLLEHFHMSWVNLTKASDWLLSINSLSSLKELKLSYCRVYHLPPLSSANISSLNALDLSGNYFNDTYIPSWVFGLSHLVFLDLGSNKFAGQIPSGLGNLTSLGHLDLSLNQFNSTKPGWLSKLNGLKYLSLRGNSFQGTISSIGLENLTSIKTLDIAFNEQLGGKIPNSFARFCKLRVIDVSYVNLSQDISQVLDIFSACVADALESLFLSSCQIYGHLTNQLGRFKNLRALDLSNNTVNGSIPLSLGQIANLESLDLSNNKLNGTVSEIHFLNLTKLLVFCAHGNLLVFKINPNWVPPFQLAFLELRSCHLGPRFPLWLQSQKKLYYLDISSTRISAKIPRGFWNSIFQYDYLNVSGNQIYGGVPKFDSPSVPLITTPSLLGSIFDLSNNALSGSIFHLICQGENFSKNIEFLKLSKNHFSEDIPDCWMNWPRLRTLNLGNNNFTGSLPMSIGALNSLKSLNLRNNRLSGIIPTSFRNFSILEALDMGENELVGNIPTWIGERFSRLMILNLRSNKFHGDFPIQLCRLASLQILDVAYNSLSGTIPRCINNFSAMATTDSSDQDSNIFYASSGDNEIVEDASLVMKGFLVEYKSILNLVRSIDISKNNFSGEVPVEVTNLQGLQSLNLSYNLFTGRIPDNIGVMRSIESLDFSANQLSGQIPQSMSSLSFLNYLNLSNNNLNGEIPSSTQLQSFGASSFAGNDLCGAPLSNCTKKNILIPEDENGNGNEGDYEDGVDWLLHISMALGFVVGFWCFIGPLLIKRRWRYKYCHFLDRLWDGCFVRKCYQIFHVCTCVFYVLNQ from the coding sequence ATGAAACCTAACACGAGTGCTTTTGTTGCCCTTGCTTTGCTTGAGTTATTTGCTATAGCCACCGTGATCAACATTAGCCTCTGCAATGGCACCTCTTGCatagagagtgagagagaagcGCTTTTAAAGTTGCAGCATGATCCCAGAGATCCTTCAAATCGCCTTGCCTCTTGGATTGGCGATAATGGAGATTGCTGTAAATGGGGCGGTGTCTTTTGTAGCAACTTCACCGGCCATGTCCTTGAGCTCAACCTCCAAAATCCTTCTAGTCCTGATGAAAATGAAGCTTACCAGAGGTCGAAGCTGGTTGGTAAGATAAATCCCTCTTTGCTTGAATTAAAGCATTTGGTTCACCTGGACTTGAGTGGTAATGATTTTCAGGGAATTCAAATTCCAAAGTATCTTGCTTCTCTTGTGAACCTAAGATACCTCAATCTTTCTGAAGCAAATTTCACAGGAATGATTCCTCACCAACTTGGAAATCTCTCAAATCTGCAATATCTTGATGTTACAGGGTATTGGTTTGAGTTGTACGTTGACAGTTTTTCATGGTTATCCGGTCTTTCATTGCTAGAGCACTTCCATATGAGTTGGGTGAACCTCACTAAAGCCTCTGATTGGTTACTGTCAATAAACTCACtctcttctttaaaagaaTTGAAGTTATCCTACTGCCGAGTCTATCACCTTCCTCCGTTATCCTCTGCTAATATTTCCTCCCTTAATGCCCTTGATCTTTCCGGAAACTATTTTAATGACACTTACATTCCTAGCTGGGTTTTTGGTCTAAGTCATTTAGTCTTTCTTGATTTAGGCTCTAATAAATTTGCTGGTCAAATCCCCAGTGGACTAGGAAACTTGACCTCTCTTGGACATCTTGATTTATCTTTAAATCAATTCAATTCTACAAAACCCGGCTGGTTGTCTAAGCTTAATGGGCTTAAGTATCTTTCTCTTCGTGGTAATagttttcaaggtacgatttcatCAATTGGACTAGAAAACTTGACTTCTATCAAAACACTCGACATTGCTTTCAATGAACAACTTGGAGGGAAAATTCCAAATTCATTTGCAAGATTTTGTAAGCTGAGAGTAATTGATGTCTCATATGTCAACTTGAGTCAAGATATCTCACAAGTCTTAGATATTTTCTCTGCATGTGTTGCTGATGCACTAGAGTCACTGTTTTTAAGCAGTTGTCAAATTTATGGTCACTTGACAAATCAACTAGGGCGATTTAAAAATCTCCGAGCTCTCGATCTTTCCAATAACACGGTGAACGGTTCTATTCCGTTATCTTTGGGGCAAATCGCAAATTTGGAATCTCTAGATTTGTCCAACAACAAGTTGAATGGAACTGTTTCTGAAATCCACTTTCTCAATTTAACAAAACTGCTTGTGTTTTGTGCTCATGGAAACTTGCTAGTCTTCAAAATCAATCCTAATTGGGTTCCTCCATTTCAACTCGCATTTTTGGAGTTGAGATCATGTCATTTAGGACCTCGATTTCCTTTGTGGCTTCAAtcacaaaagaaattatattatttggaTATATCCAGCACAAGAATCTCAGCCAAAATTCCTCGTGGGTTTTGGAATTCTATTTTCCAGTATGATTATTTAAATGTCTCTGGTAACCAAATCTATGGTGGGGTTCCAAAGTTTGACAGTCCATCAGTGCCTCTTATTACCACACCATCCTTGTTGGGTTCAATATTCGATCTTTCCAATAATGCTTTATCGGGATCCATTTTCCATCTCATTTGTCAGGGGGAGAATTTCTCAAAGAACATTGAATTTCTCAAACTCtccaaaaatcatttttccgaAGACATCCCTGATTGTTGGATGAATTGGCCGAGGTTGCGTACGTTGAACTTAGGCAACAACAACTTCACCGGTAGCCTTCCGATGTCTATTGGAGCTTTAAATTCTCTTAAGTCTTTGAACCTCCGAAATAATAGATTGTCTGGAATAATACCAACGTCGTTtagaaatttttcaattttggaagCACTTGACATGGGTGAAAATGAACTTGTCGGCAATATTCCTACATGGATAGGAGAAAGATTTTCCAGATTGATGATTCTCAATCTTCGATCAAACAAGTTTCACGGAGATTTCCCCATTCAACTTTGTCGTCTAGCTTCTCTACAAATTTTAGATGTGGCTTATAACAGTCTCTCAGGGACCATACCAAGATGCATCAACAACTTCTCTGCTATGGCGACAACGGACTCATCTGATCAGGACAGCAATATATTCTATGCCTCATCGGGGGACAACGAAATTGTTGAGGATGCATCGCTTGTGATGAAAGGGTTTTTGGTTGAATATAAATCCATTCTTAATTTGGTGAGAAGCATTGACATTTCCAAGAATAATTTCTCTGGAGAAGTACCTGTAGAAGTGACAAACCTCCAAGGATTGCAATCATTGAATTTGTCGTACAACTTATTTACCGGAAGAATTCCTGATAATATCGGTGTTATGAGATCAATTGAATCCCTCGATTTCTCAGCGAACCAACTTTCAGGTCAGATTCCTCAAAGTATGTCAAGCTTGTCATTTCTGAATTACCTGAACCTATCCAACAATAACTTGAATGGAGAAATTCCTTCAAGCACTCAATTGCAAAGCTTTGGTGCATCATCTTTTGCCGGCAATGACCTATGCGGAGCTCCACTTTCAAATTGCACTAAGAAGAATATTTTGATACCTGAAGATGAAAATGGAAATGGGAACGAAGGTGATTATGAAGATGGAGTGGACTGGTTGTTGCATATAAGCATGGCACTTGGATTTGTGGTCGGATTTTGGTGTTTCATTGGCCCTTTACTTATCAAAAGAAGATGGAGGTATAAGTACTGTCATTTCTTGGATCGCCTTTGGGATGGCTGCTTTGTAAGAAAATGCTACCAGATCTTTCATGTTTGCACGTGTGTTTTCTATGTACTTAATCAATAA